The genome window CTAAGGTTGTATTACCGTCTTCCGCCCTTGGCCAGGCGCTCGGCGCGCTCCAGGGGGATGACCACGGCGAAGCGCAGCGCCACCATCAGCAGTCCGAGGGCGAAGATCAGCCAATCGAGGCCGAGGAATTTCCAGCTTCCGGCGACGATGCTGCGCGCGACCTGCTCCACCGGTAGGGCGATATTCTGGATCAGGCCCATCAGCGGCGTGCCCGCGATGAACTTCTCTTTGAGCAGCCCACCGGCCACCACAAAGTGCAGGAAAAACGCGAAAGGTACCAGCATGGAGGCATAGGAGACGAAGAGACGCACAAGCTTGAGCGTCCAGTACATCTCCCGGCGAGCCTGGGAGGGAGGCGGCGGAATTTCGACCTCGCGCAGCGGCGGCGCAGCGCCGGATTCGCGAACGTACCGCGCCGGCGCCCTGGGCTGAGGAGGAGGTGCTGCCGGCGGCGGCGCGGCGGGAGCGCCGGCTCCCGAGGGCGTGCGGTCGGAGAAGGTGCGCGTACCCTGCCAGGGCGCAACCGTGCGTCGCGGTGGAGGCGGGGCAGCTTCCGGCACGCGCATGGCCGTGGGCGCCGGGGGAACCGCCATGGCGGTGGGGGCAGCGGCAGCGGCCGGCGCGGGCGCGGCGGGCTGCGCGCCGGAGGGCATCCTGCCGGAAAGCGCCGCCTCGATCTTCTTGAGCCGAGTGACGATCTCCTCGGCGCTGGGCCGCTCCTCGCGCTGCTTGCGCACGCACATGTGGATGAGCTCATGCAGCTCGGTCGGCATCTCGGGATTGACT of Terriglobales bacterium contains these proteins:
- a CDS encoding serine/threonine-protein kinase, with the translated sequence MIGKTIGQYRVDQKLGEGGMGVVYRATDLQLDRPVAIKMLSSIPPGFQREAMARFLREAKASSALQHPAILVLFQMGTDGETPYIVMEYVEGQTLKALIGGRPMPIRQLCETAIQVASGLAAAHEKGIIHRDIKSQNIMVTHRGQAKIFDFGLAKFKEQVKSGVAAPRQDKTMVYDATALSVEPDPKEFKTQVGQVMGTASHMSPEQAMGAEVDTRTDVFSFGVMLYEMATGQQAFESESIGATLLNILKKEPRPAREVNPEMPTELHELIHMCVRKQREERPSAEEIVTRLKKIEAALSGRMPSGAQPAAPAPAAAAAPTAMAVPPAPTAMRVPEAAPPPPRRTVAPWQGTRTFSDRTPSGAGAPAAPPPAAPPPQPRAPARYVRESGAAPPLREVEIPPPPSQARREMYWTLKLVRLFVSYASMLVPFAFFLHFVVAGGLLKEKFIAGTPLMGLIQNIALPVEQVARSIVAGSWKFLGLDWLIFALGLLMVALRFAVVIPLERAERLAKGGRR